A window of the Phycicoccus sp. M110.8 genome harbors these coding sequences:
- a CDS encoding DinB family protein, producing the protein MALPQQQRAALTWVTEDFDALVGGARVDELVRPTRGTRWTNEQLLFHMWFGQRIARVFVPVLGGFSRLPPGVSVGWSRLLGSLTRPYDWVNFAAPVAGSRVVPLPRVRQWMRQDTQWLLRWGDEASAVDLARGMTVPASWDPYFTPWMSRLDVLDWAPKHYRHHRAQLTLEATGG; encoded by the coding sequence GTGGCACTCCCCCAGCAGCAGCGGGCGGCCCTCACCTGGGTCACCGAGGACTTCGACGCACTGGTGGGCGGGGCCAGGGTCGACGAGCTCGTCCGCCCGACGAGGGGCACCCGGTGGACCAACGAGCAGCTGCTGTTCCACATGTGGTTCGGGCAGCGGATCGCCCGCGTGTTCGTGCCGGTGCTGGGCGGCTTCTCGCGGCTGCCCCCGGGTGTGTCGGTCGGGTGGTCGCGCCTGCTGGGCAGCCTGACCCGACCCTACGACTGGGTGAACTTCGCGGCACCGGTCGCCGGCTCCCGGGTCGTGCCGCTGCCCCGCGTCCGTCAGTGGATGCGCCAGGACACGCAGTGGCTGCTGCGGTGGGGTGACGAGGCGTCGGCCGTGGACCTCGCGCGCGGGATGACCGTGCCCGCCTCGTGGGACCCGTACTTCACGCCGTGGATGAGCCGCCTGGACGTCCTGGACTGGGCGCCGAAGCACTACCGGCACCACCGGGCACAGCTCACCCTCGAGGCGACGGGCGGCTGA
- a CDS encoding arsenate reductase ArsC: protein MSDQRPSVLFVCVHNAGRSQMAAAYTAHLSGGQVEVRSAGSAPADSINPAVRAAMLEDGIDIAGETPKLLTPEAVQASDVVITMGCGDACPFYPGKRYLDWELEDPAGQGVDGVRPIRDEVKRRVTTLLGELGIQAAPTS, encoded by the coding sequence ATGAGCGACCAGCGACCGTCCGTGCTCTTCGTGTGCGTCCACAACGCGGGGCGCTCGCAGATGGCTGCCGCGTACACGGCCCACCTGTCGGGCGGCCAGGTGGAGGTGCGCTCCGCCGGTTCGGCCCCGGCCGACAGCATCAACCCGGCAGTGCGTGCTGCCATGCTCGAGGACGGCATCGACATCGCCGGGGAGACCCCGAAGCTCCTGACGCCCGAGGCGGTGCAGGCATCGGACGTCGTGATCACGATGGGATGCGGGGACGCCTGCCCGTTCTACCCCGGCAAGCGCTACCTCGACTGGGAGCTCGAGGACCCCGCGGGCCAGGGCGTCGACGGCGTGCGCCCCATCCGGGACGAGGTCAAGCGGCGGGTCACGACGCTCCTGGGCGAGCTCGGCATACAAGCGGCCCCCACGAGCTGA
- the arsB gene encoding ACR3 family arsenite efflux transporter: MTAPTPTTNRPQSAVAARLSTLDRFLPVWILAAMAAGLALGRLVPGLAGALTAVQVDGVSLPIAIGLLVMMYPVLAKVRYDRLDTVTADRRMLVSSLVLNWLVGPALMFTLAWLLLPDLPEYRTGLVIVGLARCIAMVIIWNDLACGDREAAAVLVALNSLFQVVAFAALGWFYLSVLPGWLGLDRSSLDVSPWQIAKSVLVFLGIPLLAGYLSRRLGERRVGRDRYEHSFLPRVGPWALYGLLFTIVVLFALQGEQITSRPLDVARIALPLLAYFALMWGGGYLLGKALGLTYERTTTLAFTAAGNNFELAIAVAIATFGVTSGQALAGVVGPLIEVPVLVGLVYVSLALRNRYPHATPEESLR; the protein is encoded by the coding sequence GTGACCGCTCCCACGCCCACCACGAACCGCCCCCAGTCCGCGGTGGCGGCTCGGCTCTCCACGCTCGACAGGTTCCTGCCGGTGTGGATCCTCGCCGCGATGGCGGCCGGCCTGGCCCTGGGTCGCCTCGTCCCCGGGCTCGCCGGAGCCCTGACCGCCGTGCAGGTCGACGGTGTCTCCCTGCCGATCGCGATCGGGCTGCTCGTGATGATGTACCCGGTGCTGGCGAAGGTCCGCTACGACCGGCTCGACACGGTGACGGCCGACCGGCGGATGCTCGTCTCCAGCCTGGTCCTGAACTGGCTGGTCGGCCCCGCCCTCATGTTCACCCTGGCGTGGCTGCTGCTGCCCGACCTGCCGGAGTACCGCACCGGCCTGGTCATCGTGGGCCTCGCCCGGTGCATCGCGATGGTCATCATCTGGAACGACCTGGCGTGTGGCGACCGCGAGGCCGCGGCGGTGCTCGTCGCCCTCAACTCGCTGTTCCAGGTCGTCGCGTTCGCCGCCCTCGGGTGGTTCTACCTCTCCGTGCTGCCGGGCTGGCTCGGGCTCGACCGGTCGAGCCTGGACGTCTCACCGTGGCAGATCGCCAAGAGCGTGCTCGTCTTCCTGGGCATCCCCCTGCTCGCCGGCTACCTCAGCCGTCGGCTCGGGGAGCGCCGCGTCGGCCGGGACCGCTACGAGCACTCGTTCCTGCCCCGGGTCGGCCCGTGGGCGCTGTACGGCCTGCTGTTCACCATCGTGGTCCTGTTCGCCCTGCAGGGGGAGCAGATCACCAGCCGGCCGCTCGACGTGGCCCGGATCGCGCTGCCCCTGCTGGCGTACTTCGCGCTGATGTGGGGTGGCGGCTACCTGCTGGGCAAGGCCCTGGGCCTCACCTACGAGCGCACCACGACGCTCGCCTTCACCGCCGCCGGCAACAACTTCGAGCTCGCCATCGCCGTCGCGATCGCCACCTTCGGCGTCACCTCCGGGCAGGCGCTGGCCGGTGTCGTGGGCCCCCTGATCGAGGTCCCGGTCCTGGTCGGGCTCGTCTACGTCAGTCTCGCCCTGAGGAACCGTTACCCCCACGCCACACCCGAGGAGTCCCTCCGATGA
- the arsM gene encoding arsenite methyltransferase translates to MATDQKATEQGAPERMDEQQVREAVRERYAASATSLLTGRSESGCCGGGGCCGSAATAVDPISSNLYEGTQAPSDTALAASLGCGNPTALAELRPGEDVLDLGSGGGLDVLLSARRVAPGGTAYGLDMTDEMLELARRNQAESGIENARFVKGTIEDVPLPDASVDVVISNCVINLSPDKDTVLREAYRVLRPEGRFAVSDIVLLRDIPQELRGVVRLWTGCISGALRDHEFVEKLTAAGFEDASVEVTREYSRDDLEAMAEVTDVAELPEGMALPELVAALDGAFASAFVRARKP, encoded by the coding sequence ATGGCGACCGACCAGAAGGCGACCGAGCAGGGAGCACCCGAGCGGATGGACGAGCAGCAGGTCCGTGAGGCGGTGCGGGAGCGGTATGCCGCGTCGGCGACCAGCCTGCTCACCGGCCGGTCGGAGTCGGGCTGCTGCGGCGGAGGCGGCTGCTGCGGGTCCGCCGCGACGGCCGTCGACCCGATCAGCTCCAACCTGTACGAGGGGACGCAGGCCCCGTCCGACACCGCCCTCGCCGCCTCACTGGGATGCGGCAACCCGACCGCCCTGGCCGAGCTGCGCCCCGGTGAGGACGTCCTCGACCTGGGCTCCGGGGGAGGTCTCGACGTCCTGCTGTCCGCCCGTCGCGTCGCCCCGGGCGGCACGGCATACGGACTCGACATGACCGACGAGATGCTCGAGCTGGCGCGCCGCAACCAGGCCGAGTCGGGGATCGAGAACGCACGCTTCGTCAAGGGCACCATCGAGGACGTGCCGCTGCCGGACGCGTCGGTCGACGTGGTGATCTCCAACTGCGTCATCAACCTCTCCCCGGACAAGGACACGGTCCTGCGGGAGGCGTACCGCGTGCTGCGACCGGAGGGCCGGTTCGCGGTGTCCGACATCGTGCTCCTGCGCGACATCCCGCAGGAGCTGCGCGGGGTGGTGCGGCTGTGGACCGGCTGCATCTCCGGCGCCCTGCGTGACCACGAGTTCGTCGAGAAGCTCACCGCTGCCGGTTTCGAGGACGCCTCGGTCGAGGTGACGCGGGAGTACTCGCGTGACGACCTCGAGGCGATGGCCGAGGTGACCGACGTCGCCGAGCTGCCGGAGGGCATGGCGCTGCCCGAGCTGGTCGCCGCGCTCGACGGTGCCTTCGCCAGTGCGTTCGTGCGGGCGCGCAAGCCGTGA
- a CDS encoding metalloregulator ArsR/SmtB family transcription factor — MAVLESEPKVREASCCGMATSPVTAADAERLAPMFKALGDPVRLQMVSMIAARPELCVCEITPAFDLSSGTISHHLRTLREAGLVDCERRGTFVYYWIRPEALEALSALLSAA, encoded by the coding sequence ATGGCCGTTCTCGAGTCAGAGCCGAAGGTCCGTGAGGCCAGCTGCTGCGGCATGGCCACCTCCCCCGTGACGGCTGCGGATGCCGAGCGCCTGGCGCCCATGTTCAAGGCCCTCGGCGACCCGGTCCGGCTGCAGATGGTGTCGATGATCGCGGCGCGGCCCGAGCTGTGCGTCTGCGAGATCACGCCTGCGTTCGACCTGTCGTCGGGGACGATCTCGCACCACCTCAGGACGCTGCGGGAGGCGGGGCTCGTGGACTGCGAGCGACGCGGCACCTTCGTCTACTACTGGATCCGCCCCGAGGCCCTCGAGGCCTTGTCGGCACTGCTGTCTGCAGCCTGA
- a CDS encoding PAS domain-containing protein, with protein sequence MDTKALPPRPSADELLDALGHAVIATDTQGTVLSWNGAAEQLYGWPAAEAVGRDIAEVTVPELSRKAAEEIMTALRDGRSWSGGFPVRNRSGAVLHALVTDSGVYRDGKLIGIVGASLNLGDAVRHLMERSSDAAVLLDANHLVSYASPAVATLFGWAVDEVMGTPLTDRIHPEDHHAFGELLATDPPRAERIGELRVRTDGAWTWVEVAVTDLYAQPGPQGQVCNIRRSERLTRLEERERILEAVHSEVLQDLFAAALELDRALAHAPSSSAVRIHGARDAVGRAMRTLREVVKP encoded by the coding sequence ATGGACACCAAGGCCCTCCCTCCGCGCCCGTCGGCCGACGAGCTGCTGGACGCCCTCGGGCACGCCGTGATCGCGACGGACACGCAGGGCACGGTGCTGTCCTGGAACGGCGCCGCAGAGCAGCTGTACGGCTGGCCCGCCGCGGAGGCCGTCGGACGCGACATCGCAGAGGTCACCGTGCCGGAGCTCTCCAGGAAGGCCGCCGAGGAGATCATGACCGCCCTGCGGGACGGCCGTTCGTGGTCCGGCGGGTTCCCGGTCCGCAACCGCAGCGGCGCCGTGCTGCACGCGCTGGTCACCGACAGCGGCGTGTACCGCGACGGGAAGCTGATCGGCATCGTCGGCGCCTCCCTCAACCTCGGCGACGCCGTCCGGCACCTGATGGAGCGCTCCAGCGACGCCGCCGTCCTGCTCGACGCGAACCACCTCGTCAGCTACGCCAGCCCAGCGGTCGCCACCCTCTTCGGCTGGGCGGTCGACGAGGTCATGGGCACACCGCTGACCGACCGCATCCACCCCGAGGACCACCACGCCTTCGGGGAGCTGCTGGCCACCGACCCACCCCGGGCGGAGCGGATCGGTGAGCTCCGGGTCCGCACCGACGGGGCCTGGACCTGGGTGGAGGTGGCGGTGACCGACCTCTACGCGCAGCCCGGACCGCAGGGCCAGGTGTGCAACATCCGGCGCAGCGAGCGCCTGACCCGCCTCGAGGAGCGAGAGCGCATCCTCGAGGCAGTCCACTCCGAGGTGCTCCAGGACCTCTTCGCGGCGGCACTCGAGCTCGACCGCGCGCTGGCGCACGCCCCGTCCTCGAGCGCCGTGCGGATCCACGGCGCGCGCGACGCCGTGGGCCGAGCCATGCGGACCCTCCGCGAGGTCGTCAAGCCCTAG
- a CDS encoding transglycosylase family protein: protein MFYAPKHSARKPKPIRRRVAGVAVAGAATVAGGVATATSSSAAGSVWDSVAACESGGNWHINTGNGYYGGLQFSSGTWSAYGGGRYAARADLASRSEQITVAQRVLASQGPGAWPTCGARAGLTRANGGAASAGSTSSSDRTVSRSSVRTAPVRRTAPAGKLAVDGIRGPKTNAAIERWVGARVDGNLDRADARALQRKVGSAPDGIIGPKTVRALQTKIGARHNGSHTLDRATVRALQTYLNNH, encoded by the coding sequence ATGTTCTACGCCCCCAAGCACTCCGCCCGTAAGCCCAAGCCGATCCGCCGCCGCGTCGCCGGTGTCGCCGTCGCCGGTGCCGCCACCGTCGCCGGTGGTGTCGCGACCGCCACCTCCTCGTCCGCCGCCGGTTCCGTCTGGGACAGCGTCGCCGCCTGCGAGAGCGGTGGCAACTGGCACATCAACACCGGCAACGGCTACTACGGCGGCCTGCAGTTCTCCTCCGGCACCTGGAGCGCGTACGGCGGCGGCCGGTACGCCGCCCGCGCCGACCTCGCCAGCAGGAGCGAGCAGATCACCGTCGCCCAGCGCGTGCTGGCCTCGCAGGGCCCCGGCGCCTGGCCGACCTGCGGCGCGCGCGCCGGCCTGACCCGCGCCAACGGCGGTGCTGCCAGCGCCGGCTCGACGTCGTCGTCCGACCGCACGGTGTCCCGGTCCTCGGTCCGCACCGCCCCGGTCCGCCGCACTGCCCCCGCCGGCAAGCTCGCCGTCGACGGCATCCGCGGCCCGAAGACCAACGCCGCCATCGAGCGCTGGGTCGGTGCCCGGGTCGACGGCAACCTCGACCGCGCCGACGCCCGCGCCCTGCAGCGCAAGGTCGGCTCCGCCCCCGACGGCATCATCGGCCCGAAGACGGTCCGCGCGCTGCAGACGAAGATCGGTGCCCGCCACAACGGCTCGCACACGCTCGACCGCGCCACGGTCCGCGCGCTGCAGACGTACCTGAACAACCACTGA